TCACCTGTCCATGATAGAAGCGCATGGAAACCCTGTTACTTTAAATCAAACTCAAAAAACGAAGAATGTGGTATTTGCTCAATCATCAATAATACAGTACAATACCAACAATAATACCGTTATTCTTATTGGTAATGCTTATATAAAACAATCAGAAAATTCTATACAAAGTGATAAGATTACATACTCAATAAAAAATAAAAAAATAAAAGCCACTTCCAACCAAGGCAATAAAGTTATAACAACTTTATCAAAAAAATCCATTTAAAAATATATTTAACATACATTACATCATTAGTTATATTTTAATTTCATGACAACACTGACTATAAAAAATCTATCCAAAATTTATAAAGGACGACATGTAGTTAAAAATGTAAGCTTATATGTAACTTCTGGAGAAATTGTTGGATTATTAGGTCCAAATGGCTCGGGAAAAACTACAACATTCTATATGATATTAGGAATTATTCAACATAATTCCGGTAGTATTTTACTTGGTAACAAAGATATTAGTATGTTACCAATCTACCTTAGAGCTCGATTAGGAATAGGTTATTTGCCTCAAGAAAGCTCCATTTTTCGTCGATTAACTGTATTTGATAATCTAATGGCTATATTGCAAACGCAACATGATCTTAATAAAAAAAAACGTGATAAACTTATTACAGAATTAATGAATAACTTTCATATCAGTCATTTAAAAAATAACATCGGGCACACGTTGTCTGGCGGTGAACGAAAACGTGTAGAAATTGCAAGAGCATTAGCTGCTAATCCTAAATTTATATTACTCGACGAACCTTTTTCTGGAGTAGATCCAATTTCAATAATAGATATACAAAAAATTATTAAACAACTTCAAGCCAGAAAACTGGGAGTATTAATAACCGATCATAATGTACGAGAAACATTACGTATATGTGAACGAGCATATATAGTTAATCAAGGAAAATCAATTGCCCATGGATCCCCTAAGGAAATATTAAGTAATGAACACGTACAAAAAGTATACTTAGGAGATATATTTAAAATATAACACATGACACATATCATGTGTTATATGGAATAATGAAAATAAAATAATTTTAAAAAAATCAATTTGTGTAAACTATCAATATTCAAACATTATTTTCAATCGATCTATAAACAATAAAATTTAACAAATTACATCAAAATAAATATAAAATTACTAATAAAAAATACTTTGTGTACTACATCGTAAAAAAATAAACACACTAACTGAATAATTTAAAAACCAAAATAAACTTCGTAACACAAATATTATCTATTTTAACAATCAGTTCAAACCAATTATTGTTCCTGTTATTATAAGCCCCGTTAAATAAAGATTTAA
This sequence is a window from Blochmannia endosymbiont of Camponotus sp. C-003. Protein-coding genes within it:
- the lptA gene encoding lipopolysaccharide transport periplasmic protein LptA; translation: MKSNIYDKYKIMITCINTFLIFAHSYAVEDKKSQILQICSECQSINMLTNTIVFTGQVTLKYKDINLYADKILISHVEDTHHLSMIEAHGNPVTLNQTQKTKNVVFAQSSIIQYNTNNNTVILIGNAYIKQSENSIQSDKITYSIKNKKIKATSNQGNKVITTLSKKSI
- the lptB gene encoding LPS export ABC transporter ATP-binding protein, with protein sequence MTTLTIKNLSKIYKGRHVVKNVSLYVTSGEIVGLLGPNGSGKTTTFYMILGIIQHNSGSILLGNKDISMLPIYLRARLGIGYLPQESSIFRRLTVFDNLMAILQTQHDLNKKKRDKLITELMNNFHISHLKNNIGHTLSGGERKRVEIARALAANPKFILLDEPFSGVDPISIIDIQKIIKQLQARKLGVLITDHNVRETLRICERAYIVNQGKSIAHGSPKEILSNEHVQKVYLGDIFKI